The following DNA comes from Candidatus Methylomirabilota bacterium.
TGGCTGGCGCGGCGGCGGACGTGTGGCGCATGCGCCTCATACAGTGAAGCCGGATTTGATCCGTACTTACAATGCCGGTATACTGTCCGTACGGAGGGATCCCGCATGCGGAAGAAGTTGACGAAGACGGGGAATAGCTTAGCCCTGGTCCTCGACAAGCCGCTCCTCGACCGGGTGGGAATAGACGCGAGCACCTCGCTCGAAGTGTCTACCGACGGACAGGTCA
Coding sequences within:
- a CDS encoding AbrB/MazE/SpoVT family DNA-binding domain-containing protein, whose amino-acid sequence is MRKKLTKTGNSLALVLDKPLLDRVGIDASTSLEVSTDGQVIVISPVRSRQRTARLKRVVEEAHRRYGGAFRRLAE